Proteins encoded in a region of the Takifugu flavidus isolate HTHZ2018 chromosome 10, ASM371156v2, whole genome shotgun sequence genome:
- the LOC130533106 gene encoding lamin-A-like: METPSQKRGAATPLSPARITRLQEKEDLCNLNDRLAVYIDKVRSLEIENASLRLRITESESTVCRDLSGIKATYEAELADARTTLDQVAKDRARLQLELSKLKEEHKELKARNAKKESDLEAALGKLRDLEALLNSKDASLSTALGEKRTLEAEVKDLKAHLAKLEGSLADAKRQLQDEMLRRVDAENRLQTLKEELEFQRNIHNEELRESKRRYESRIVEIDGGRQRDFETKMADALTELRGQHEAQFHLYKEEIEKTYNSKLENARLSANRNSTMVGAAHEELEHTRIRLEGMSGQLSILQKQLKASEAKVCELEETLSRERDLMRRRLEGKEKEIAETRLRIQQQLDEYQDLLDIKLALDMEISAYRKLLEGEEERLRLSPSPPPKVTVTRASASASGHSHTSRLLVSGTAASSSRNSSGSKKRRHNDNDSETSSMVGATVTKTRISQHASASGRITVDEIDLDGKFVRLSNKADEDQCLGNWQVKRQVGNGSPITYKFPHKFTLKAGGTVTVWAASANATHNPPTDLVWKNQNSWGTGDDLQTTLYNTSGEEMAMRKVTRSLFHDEDDDDMGAHSTSGADNEYNLRSRTVICDSCGQTSERGSGVNSSGGLPEGLVGHSFFIGANEPRQSRVKPDCAIM, from the exons ATGGAAACCCCAAGTCAGAAACGCGGTGCTGCCACCCCTTTGTCCCCTGCTCGCATtacgaggctgcaggagaaggaggacctCTGCAACCTCAATGACAGGCTGGCCGTCTATATCGACAAAGTGCGCTCACTGGAGATTGAGAATGCCAGCCTGCGTTTGCGCATCACGGAGTCAGAGTCCACGGTATGTCGGGACTTGTCAGGAATAAAAGCGACTTATGAGGCAGAGCTCGCTGATGCCCGCACCACTTTGGACCAGGTGGCTAAGGATCGAGCACGCCTGCAACTAGAGCTGAGTAAGCTCAAAGAGGAACACAAGGAGCTGAAGGCTAG AAATGCTAAAAAGGAGTCAGATCTGGAGGCTGCTCTGGGCAAGCTGAGGGACCTTGAGGCTCTACTCAACTCCAAAGATGCTTCCCTCTCCACTGCCTTGGGGGAGAAACGAACTTTGGAGGCTGAAGTGAAAGACCTCAAAGCCCATTTAGCAAAG TTGGAGGGAAGCCTAGCTGATGCAAAGAGGCAGCTACAGGATGAAATGTTGAGGAGGGTGGATGCAGAAAACCGCCTACAGACCCTTAAGGAGGAACTGGAGTTCCAGAGGAATATCCACAATGAG GAACTGCGCGAGTCCAAGCGTCGGTATGAGTCTCGTATAGTGGAGATTGATGGTGGACGGCAGAGGGACTTTGAGACTAAGATGGCTGATGCCCTGACTGAGCTGAGAGGGCAACATGAAGCCCAGTTCCATCTGTACAAGGAGGAGATTGAGAAGACTTACAACTCTAAG CTGGAGAATGCTCGTCTGTCAGCCAACAGGAACAGCACCATGGTTGGAGCGGCCCATGAAGAGCTGGAACACACCCGCATTCGGCTGGAGGGCATGTCTGGTCAGCTCAGCATCCTGCAGAAACAG CTGAAAGCAAGTGAGGCCAAGGTGTGTGAATTGGAAGAGACTCTATCAAGGGAACGTGACCTGATGCGTCGGAGGCTGGAAGGTAAAGAAAAAGAGATTGCTGAGACACGTCTTCggatacagcagcagctggatgaaTACCAGGACCTGCTTGACATAAAACTGGCCCTGGACATGGAGATCAGTGCTTACCGGAAACTGCtcgagggagaagaggagag GCTGCGTCTGTCACCAAGCCCTCCGCCCAAGGTTACAGTAACGCGAGCCTCGGCCTCGGCCTCAGGGCACAGTCACACCAGCCGCCTGCTCGTCTCTGGCACCGCCGCCTCCAGCAGCCGTAATTCCTCTGGCAGCAAGAAGCGCCGTCACAATGATAATGACAGTGAGACCTCCAGCATGGTGGGCGCCACTGTGACAAAAACGCGCATTAGCCAGCACGCCTCAGCCAGTGGGCGCATCACAGTAGATGAAATTGACCTGGATGGCAAGTTTGTCCGTCTCAGCAACAAAGCTGATGAG GATCAGTGTTTGGGGAACTGGCAGGTGAAGAGGCAAGTAGGTAATGGTAGCCCCATTACGTACAAATTTCCTCACAAGTTCACTCTGAAGGCTGGAGGAACTGTCACT GTCTGGGCTGCCTCTGCAAATGcaacacacaacccccccactgACCTGGTGTGGAAGAATCAGAACTCCTGGGGTACAGGTGACGACCTCCAGACCACTCTTTATAACACGAGTGGAGAG GAAATGGCCATGAGGAAAGTGACTCGTAGCCTGTTccatgatgaagatgacgatgaCATG GGTGCCCACAGCACAAGCGGCGCAGATAATGAGTACAACCTGAGGAGCCGCACTGTGATCTGTGACTCCTGCGGGCAAACATCAGAACGTGGCTCAGGTGTTAACAGCAGCGGGGGTCTACCTGAAGGCCTCGTAGGACATTCCTTTTTCATTGGAGCCAATGAACCAAGACAG AGCCGTGTCAAACCAGACTGCGCCATCATGTAA